One window of the Chitinophaga niabensis genome contains the following:
- a CDS encoding MFS transporter encodes MKLIKDNHQGISTFLSFALLPLSGFATDIYIPALPSMASDLSVTNSAVQLSLILFMVSYGISQWFVGSLLDSYGRFRLGTSALLIFALASFTIAATHNIYLIYAMRILQGTTVAMIVVGKRAYFVDVYSGDKLKHYVSLFSIIWATAPIVAPFIGGYLQAVFGWSSNFYFLGIFAVIILVFELIYSGESLKHFQPFKAKTILQVYRTTLTTVDFVLGLVIIAISYAMLVVYGMTSPFIIEHVFHLSPVVTGYCSLLSGVFLMLGGITSKMLIKKDFNKKLGIAIALQAVVAVFMIASSTLVSNLYTLMAFTLVIHYFGGFVFNNVFAYCLGRFTKNAGIASGVTGGSMYIITSILSYGIVNVIPIQSQSLLGVAYLSFSIVLIAAFTLFVRARAREEVQQSLAQAV; translated from the coding sequence ATGAAACTCATCAAAGACAATCACCAGGGGATCAGTACCTTCTTATCATTTGCGCTGCTCCCCCTATCCGGGTTCGCTACCGATATTTACATTCCGGCTTTGCCTTCCATGGCAAGTGATCTGTCTGTTACCAATTCTGCGGTGCAGCTCTCACTAATTTTATTCATGGTGAGCTATGGCATTAGTCAATGGTTCGTAGGAAGCCTGCTGGATAGCTACGGCCGTTTCAGGCTCGGCACTTCTGCACTTCTGATATTCGCACTGGCCAGCTTCACCATCGCAGCCACACACAATATCTATCTCATCTACGCCATGCGTATTTTACAAGGTACCACAGTGGCCATGATCGTAGTTGGCAAGAGGGCTTATTTCGTGGATGTTTATTCAGGCGATAAGTTGAAACACTACGTTAGCCTGTTCTCCATCATCTGGGCCACAGCACCTATCGTTGCACCATTCATAGGCGGATACCTGCAGGCTGTTTTTGGCTGGTCTTCCAACTTCTACTTCCTGGGCATCTTCGCAGTGATCATACTGGTATTCGAATTGATCTATAGCGGGGAATCTCTCAAACATTTCCAGCCATTTAAAGCAAAGACCATTCTGCAGGTTTACCGCACCACACTCACAACAGTTGACTTTGTATTAGGACTCGTGATCATTGCCATCAGTTATGCCATGCTGGTAGTATATGGTATGACAAGCCCTTTCATCATTGAGCATGTCTTCCATCTTTCCCCGGTAGTAACGGGTTACTGTTCACTGCTTTCAGGTGTATTCCTGATGCTCGGCGGGATCACTTCTAAAATGCTGATCAAAAAGGACTTCAATAAAAAACTAGGCATCGCCATAGCATTGCAGGCTGTTGTAGCCGTCTTCATGATAGCCTCTTCAACACTGGTAAGTAATCTTTATACACTGATGGCATTTACTTTGGTCATTCACTACTTTGGCGGTTTCGTTTTCAACAACGTTTTTGCCTACTGCCTGGGTCGTTTTACTAAGAACGCCGGTATAGCAAGTGGTGTTACCGGAGGTTCCATGTATATTATAACCTCCATTTTAAGCTACGGCATCGTAAATGTAATACCTATTCAAAGTCAAAGCTTATTAGGGGTTGCATATCTTTCCTTCTCCATAGTCTTAATAGCTGCATTCACCTTGTTTGTAAGAGCGAGGGCAAGAGAAGAAGTTCAACAAAGTTTGGCGCAAGCTGTATAA
- a CDS encoding TetR/AcrR family transcriptional regulator has translation MSKAEQTRQSIIEKAAVIFNEKGIAGTSIDDVLKATDVAKGCLYGHFKSKEELAYASVDYMLGKVRARREAVFLKHKGAVKKIHAYLEVQRNPLNTLLQGGCPIVNLSAESDDTNPVIKKKLKALYESGFKAFTEVLQGGIDTGELSDKLNAEEFATKMYAAVQGGILISRTMNTAKPMHLVIQSLKDELEGYRVVKS, from the coding sequence ATGAGTAAAGCAGAACAAACCAGGCAATCCATCATTGAAAAGGCGGCTGTTATCTTCAATGAGAAGGGAATTGCGGGTACGTCTATAGATGATGTACTGAAAGCAACAGATGTTGCCAAGGGCTGCCTGTACGGGCACTTTAAAAGTAAGGAAGAACTGGCCTATGCCAGTGTGGATTATATGCTGGGTAAAGTCCGGGCAAGGAGGGAGGCGGTGTTTTTAAAACACAAAGGTGCTGTTAAAAAAATACATGCTTACCTGGAAGTACAGCGGAATCCGTTGAATACTTTGTTACAGGGTGGCTGTCCTATTGTTAACCTCTCTGCTGAGTCAGATGATACCAATCCTGTGATCAAGAAAAAGCTGAAGGCTTTGTATGAAAGTGGCTTTAAGGCTTTTACAGAAGTATTGCAGGGTGGGATTGATACAGGAGAGTTGTCTGATAAGCTTAATGCGGAAGAGTTTGCTACGAAGATGTACGCGGCGGTGCAGGGAGGGATCCTGATCAGCCGTACTATGAACACGGCTAAGCCCATGCATCTGGTGATACAGAGTTTGAAGGATGAGTTGGAGGGGTATCGCGTTGTTAAGTCCTGA
- a CDS encoding RNA polymerase sigma factor: MDDSLILQRLRQGDKSAFKDLFDKYFDALLITALQYCKEPNDAEDIVQEVFVAFWENNQFDKMINDAALRGYLFKTLRNKCLDKLEAQKRLQTNLDAYAYCQRESGIEPLPLEAPPPMWLELAKGLKMLPPQTLKVVQMVYFNQKKQKEAAYELALSPNTVRNQLVRAMKLLRKNLDVSK; encoded by the coding sequence ATGGACGACTCACTTATTCTTCAACGATTGAGGCAAGGTGATAAAAGTGCTTTCAAAGATCTATTTGATAAGTACTTTGATGCGTTACTCATTACGGCGTTGCAATACTGCAAAGAGCCCAATGATGCGGAAGATATTGTGCAGGAGGTGTTTGTGGCGTTTTGGGAGAATAACCAGTTTGACAAAATGATCAATGACGCAGCACTGCGTGGATATTTATTCAAGACTTTACGGAACAAATGTTTAGATAAGCTGGAGGCGCAGAAGCGCCTGCAGACTAACCTGGATGCCTATGCATATTGCCAGCGGGAGTCTGGCATAGAACCATTACCACTGGAGGCTCCCCCGCCTATGTGGCTGGAGCTGGCAAAGGGATTGAAGATGTTGCCTCCGCAGACCTTGAAAGTAGTGCAGATGGTGTACTTTAATCAGAAGAAGCAGAAAGAGGCGGCATATGAGTTGGCTTTAAGTCCTAATACCGTGCGTAATCAGCTTGTCCGAGCCATGAAGCTTTTGCGGAAAAATCTTGATGTGTCCAAATAG
- a CDS encoding FecR family protein: MTDNNYSDIQDLISLELAGQTSASEKEYLHDLIQNDEAVRKIWEERSAYHASMVPAYESVNRKAAWKGVASRTVSRRRPVYRAIAMSAAAACVTAVVLIYTFYPSKNTKTFDHSAAHLKLANGEVIDLRSPQKTIIPNGTVTNGNNRSLTYSGGPASGEMNELWAPAGSDYKIELSDGTEVWLNSMTRLRFPFQFTGNTREITIDGEAYIKVAKNAAKPFVVHLPTGDVTVLGTEFNVSTYDHMAVALVSGSVKVQVSGQSKVIKPGEKVVYDDGLRANKFDREEVLSWMQGLHMFNNASLEEIVKVLPRWYGVEVVLDNTSSAQSRFTGYIDRNRPISEFLHEIKATSDADYYYKGDVLHFR; encoded by the coding sequence ATGACTGATAACAATTATTCGGATATTCAAGATCTTATTTCGTTGGAATTAGCTGGTCAGACCAGTGCTTCAGAGAAAGAGTACTTGCATGATCTCATTCAGAATGATGAAGCAGTAAGAAAGATATGGGAGGAGAGAAGCGCTTATCATGCTTCTATGGTCCCTGCCTACGAGAGTGTTAACCGCAAGGCTGCCTGGAAAGGTGTGGCCTCCAGAACTGTTTCCCGCCGCCGCCCGGTTTACAGGGCGATTGCAATGAGTGCTGCTGCCGCATGTGTAACAGCTGTTGTATTAATATATACCTTCTACCCGTCTAAAAATACCAAGACATTTGATCATAGCGCCGCCCATTTGAAATTAGCTAATGGGGAGGTAATTGATCTGCGTTCGCCCCAAAAAACAATTATTCCTAATGGTACTGTTACTAATGGTAACAACCGTAGTTTGACTTACTCCGGGGGGCCCGCTTCCGGTGAGATGAATGAGCTGTGGGCACCTGCAGGCTCTGATTATAAGATTGAATTATCAGATGGTACGGAAGTATGGTTGAACTCCATGACTAGGCTTCGTTTCCCTTTTCAGTTTACGGGTAATACCCGCGAGATCACTATTGATGGAGAGGCTTATATAAAGGTGGCTAAAAATGCTGCTAAGCCTTTCGTAGTACATTTACCGACTGGGGATGTAACGGTGCTTGGTACGGAGTTTAATGTCAGCACTTATGATCATATGGCTGTTGCATTGGTTAGCGGATCTGTGAAAGTGCAGGTTTCCGGTCAATCAAAAGTTATTAAACCGGGAGAGAAAGTTGTTTATGATGACGGCTTGCGCGCAAACAAGTTTGATCGCGAAGAGGTGTTGAGTTGGATGCAGGGCTTGCATATGTTTAACAATGCGAGTTTAGAAGAGATTGTGAAGGTATTGCCGCGGTGGTATGGGGTGGAGGTTGTGTTGGACAATACTTCCAGCGCCCAGAGCAGGTTTACAGGGTACATAGATCGTAACCGCCCGATCAGTGAATTTTTGCATGAGATAAAGGCGACTTCGGACGCTGACTACTATTATAAAGGAGATGTGTTACATTTCCGTTAA
- a CDS encoding SusC/RagA family TonB-linked outer membrane protein yields MRLTFTACVRRVILQVVPLFLCTILLANEGQDGEKITLFEKAIPLKTVFKKITYQTGIKFVYSNRLVDDEQKVNVSVKNASLEEVMQQVFYGRKFELQRTSPKSVVIVVHEKTVSTNEVKEAIPSRKGAESAFFDVTGIVTDTVGGAIPGATVMVRGTNKATATNGDGRFYLQDIKQDMMLLVSSIGFQTRQIKISNQGDLSIKLSVAVNNLDESVITAYGSTTQRDNVGSITVIKGADIEALPNRSFDRSLQGMVPGLQITKGTGQPGGGVSNMVLRGVATGADVSYGSTARNPLIVIDGVPVSQDNFQSSVGQNETPITNPLAQFNPSDIETISVLKDAVAIALYGSKASNGVILVTTKKGKVGKTVFSFRHQTDIASRLKGNIRTLNQEEYLTLLYDTYKSTDAILWTDQAILADLKSKFPVRPDGSFYPAPDWYSELFSNRAATVSNQLSMSGGSEKSTFYLNLEYSKQDGIIKKTGYDRKSMRFNFENRPTSWFKLGINSAFSYNTQTATGAGEDAITLSPLLPVRLADGNYQFVYTQGANSILPNPAAITEYNFNRNVAYHGLSKLSGEVRFLKYLTFTSNVGIDFMLTESKEKNDPKFFVVTTPRIAERDIRRTGLINTNMLRFDKTLFSDHTLNLIAGQEAQINTEKGLGASAVGTAETLSYYDQMSSPGYTRDQISSFTSKQTLLSLFGQVNYGYKNKYFLSSSIRRDASSKFGDQQQWGTYWSAGAGWVATAEPSIKRALPWVNYLKLRGSVGMVGNSGALSALVRFDKLNRYRYQNRDVVVPSGLGNPDVRWEKTFNWDAGMELKLLRERVSITADVYERITSDLLYQVNLPSIAGSTSIIDNIGDINNKGIELSLSAAIIKSKAFRFNLGATWGSNRNILLKANVPLSTLSDGILGNEEGRNFNSFYLPIWAGVNPADGKPQWLDNAGKPTSNYSKAKREFVGKPQPDGFGAVTPSFSYKGFNLSAQLYYLYGAQTYDLSLNYSLLTDGANPYINPGKQALNYWKAPGDMATNPRRQLNNTDLGNLISTRYLFYSGYVRLSNVTLSYTFNKRILDPLHLSNLNLFVQGNNLGIITNFSGPDPDNVSVGGSTRFEYPNERTFSIGLNVSFQ; encoded by the coding sequence ATGAGACTGACTTTTACTGCCTGTGTACGCAGAGTAATCCTGCAAGTAGTCCCTTTATTCTTATGCACCATTCTGTTGGCTAATGAAGGCCAGGATGGAGAAAAAATTACACTGTTCGAAAAAGCGATTCCGCTGAAAACAGTGTTTAAAAAAATCACCTATCAAACAGGAATTAAGTTTGTTTACAGTAACCGGTTAGTTGATGATGAACAGAAGGTGAACGTGAGTGTTAAGAATGCGAGTTTAGAAGAAGTGATGCAACAGGTTTTTTATGGCAGGAAATTCGAGTTGCAACGAACAAGTCCAAAGTCGGTGGTGATTGTTGTTCATGAAAAGACAGTTAGTACGAATGAGGTGAAGGAAGCAATTCCTTCCAGGAAAGGTGCCGAGAGCGCTTTTTTTGATGTTACAGGTATAGTGACAGATACGGTGGGAGGGGCTATACCTGGGGCTACTGTGATGGTGCGGGGGACTAATAAGGCTACTGCTACAAATGGAGACGGACGATTTTACCTGCAGGACATTAAGCAGGATATGATGTTGCTTGTAAGTAGTATTGGTTTTCAGACCAGGCAGATAAAAATAAGCAACCAGGGGGACTTGAGTATAAAATTATCTGTAGCTGTGAATAACCTGGATGAATCTGTTATTACAGCCTATGGGTCTACGACCCAAAGGGATAACGTGGGATCGATAACTGTGATAAAAGGAGCAGATATAGAGGCTTTACCTAACAGGTCTTTTGACCGCAGCTTACAAGGCATGGTGCCAGGGTTGCAGATCACGAAGGGTACAGGTCAGCCTGGAGGAGGGGTTAGTAATATGGTGCTTCGCGGGGTTGCTACAGGAGCTGATGTAAGCTATGGCTCAACAGCAAGAAATCCATTAATAGTGATTGACGGGGTTCCTGTGTCCCAGGATAATTTCCAGTCGAGCGTGGGGCAAAATGAGACTCCTATTACGAATCCTCTCGCACAATTTAATCCTTCTGATATTGAAACAATTTCCGTATTAAAAGATGCTGTTGCAATTGCTTTGTACGGTTCTAAGGCCAGTAATGGAGTTATCCTGGTTACTACAAAAAAGGGGAAGGTAGGAAAGACGGTATTTAGTTTCAGACATCAGACCGATATCGCTTCCAGATTAAAAGGAAATATCAGGACTCTAAACCAGGAAGAATATTTAACGCTGTTGTATGATACATATAAAAGCACAGATGCTATTCTTTGGACGGATCAGGCTATTCTTGCTGATTTAAAGAGTAAATTTCCGGTAAGACCTGATGGCAGTTTTTATCCCGCGCCTGACTGGTATAGCGAATTATTTTCTAATCGTGCGGCTACTGTTTCAAACCAGCTTTCCATGTCTGGCGGTAGTGAAAAGAGTACATTTTACCTGAACCTGGAATACTCTAAACAGGATGGTATTATAAAGAAAACGGGCTATGACAGGAAATCCATGCGGTTCAATTTTGAGAATCGTCCTACGTCATGGTTTAAACTGGGAATTAATTCTGCTTTTTCATATAATACTCAGACGGCGACAGGTGCCGGAGAAGATGCCATAACTCTTTCCCCGCTGCTACCTGTTCGTTTGGCGGATGGGAATTATCAATTCGTTTACACGCAGGGAGCTAATTCCATATTGCCAAACCCTGCTGCCATTACGGAGTATAACTTTAATCGAAATGTGGCTTATCACGGACTTAGTAAGTTGTCTGGAGAAGTTCGCTTCCTGAAATACCTGACTTTTACAAGTAATGTTGGCATAGACTTCATGCTTACTGAATCAAAGGAAAAGAATGATCCTAAGTTCTTTGTTGTAACTACACCCCGGATAGCAGAAAGAGATATAAGGAGAACCGGGTTAATTAATACCAACATGTTACGGTTCGATAAGACGCTGTTTTCTGACCACACATTAAATTTAATTGCTGGTCAGGAAGCTCAGATCAATACCGAAAAGGGGCTTGGTGCCAGTGCCGTTGGGACGGCAGAAACACTATCATATTATGATCAGATGAGTAGTCCGGGTTATACCAGAGATCAGATAAGTTCATTCACTTCAAAACAAACCTTGCTTTCCCTGTTTGGACAGGTAAATTATGGTTATAAGAATAAATACTTTCTGTCCTCCAGTATAAGAAGGGACGCATCATCTAAATTCGGTGATCAGCAACAATGGGGTACCTATTGGTCTGCTGGTGCCGGATGGGTCGCAACTGCAGAGCCATCAATAAAGCGGGCATTACCTTGGGTAAATTATCTAAAATTAAGAGGAAGTGTTGGAATGGTAGGGAATTCGGGAGCATTGAGCGCATTGGTGCGTTTTGATAAGTTAAACAGGTACAGATATCAAAACAGAGATGTTGTAGTCCCATCGGGTCTGGGAAATCCGGATGTTCGCTGGGAGAAGACATTTAATTGGGATGCAGGGATGGAGTTGAAATTGCTCCGTGAAAGGGTATCAATTACGGCAGATGTTTACGAGAGAATAACCAGTGATCTGTTGTATCAGGTTAATCTTCCTTCCATTGCAGGCAGTACTTCAATAATCGATAATATTGGTGATATTAACAACAAAGGGATTGAACTTTCTCTCTCTGCCGCTATTATCAAAAGTAAGGCATTTCGTTTCAACCTTGGTGCAACCTGGGGATCTAACCGGAATATATTGCTGAAGGCGAATGTACCGTTATCAACTCTTTCAGATGGTATATTAGGCAATGAAGAAGGCCGGAATTTTAATTCTTTCTATTTACCAATATGGGCTGGTGTAAATCCTGCCGATGGAAAGCCTCAATGGTTAGATAATGCAGGTAAACCAACCAGTAATTATAGTAAGGCTAAAAGAGAATTTGTGGGTAAACCGCAACCAGATGGATTTGGGGCGGTCACACCTTCTTTTAGCTATAAAGGGTTTAATCTATCTGCACAACTTTACTATTTATATGGTGCTCAGACTTACGATCTGTCATTAAATTACTCTTTGCTGACTGATGGAGCTAATCCCTATATTAATCCCGGAAAACAAGCACTCAATTATTGGAAAGCTCCTGGTGATATGGCCACTAACCCAAGGAGACAATTGAATAATACAGATTTAGGAAATCTCATCTCCACCCGGTATTTATTTTATAGCGGATATGTCAGATTATCAAATGTAACATTATCGTATACTTTTAATAAGAGGATATTGGATCCATTACATCTTAGTAACCTTAACTTATTTGTACAGGGTAATAACCTGGGCATAATAACAAATTTTTCAGGGCCTGACCCTGATAATGTAAGCGTTGGCGGATCAACAAGGTTTGAGTATCCCAATGAAAGAACATTCTCTATTGGGTTAAATGTAAGCTTCCAATAG
- a CDS encoding RagB/SusD family nutrient uptake outer membrane protein → MKKVTYYIIAILFFIQTVSCKKDFLNNVNNRGTLLRQEYVTDIKTTEEFLNGIYVRLSTYLFTGYQVIYPDLIADNIKPVIASSGSTPLLFHYKWAQLADESAILSNLTTTSSNSNGTSYTSYELILSCNFALEKANEYNDQDPEKAKLIKGQAYAIRSLVYFSLVNIFAQPYQFTADASHPGIALVLSADWTKPVERRNTVSEVYNQLIADLNEAVLLLPSNAGTTLTMNRNAAMALLARVYLFKGDYGSAKGLATEVSRQVPIMTANYPAKLFTPEETEALFQLPPGTSTNNNYATTFANFYFRSRIQFRATSDIAALLTSNPADLRKSWVTAAATNWNITKFPSGATTDPTPDKANAYYQTVLRSSEMYLTAAECYAQLNNNDSARFYLNAIQSRAKSYVTGTAVSGSALLDTIYKERRKELAFEGLRMFDLLRWKKGVNRVDETDPTVKSIPFPSPKAIAPIPKRDVLISGLAQNDDY, encoded by the coding sequence ATGAAAAAAGTCACTTACTATATTATTGCTATATTGTTTTTTATTCAGACTGTATCTTGTAAAAAGGATTTTCTGAATAACGTAAATAATAGAGGGACACTACTTCGTCAGGAGTATGTTACTGACATTAAAACAACAGAAGAATTTCTAAATGGTATTTATGTTAGACTAAGTACTTATTTATTTACAGGTTACCAGGTTATCTACCCTGATCTGATAGCAGACAATATTAAGCCCGTTATAGCTTCATCAGGTTCGACTCCTTTGCTGTTTCATTATAAATGGGCTCAACTCGCTGACGAATCTGCGATACTTTCCAATCTGACTACTACATCATCAAATTCCAATGGTACCTCCTATACCTCTTATGAGTTAATATTGTCATGCAATTTTGCACTGGAAAAAGCAAATGAGTATAACGATCAGGATCCGGAAAAAGCAAAGCTTATTAAGGGGCAGGCATACGCAATAAGATCATTGGTTTATTTCTCACTGGTGAATATTTTTGCCCAACCATATCAGTTTACGGCAGATGCTTCTCATCCTGGAATAGCCCTTGTTCTTTCTGCTGACTGGACAAAGCCAGTAGAGAGGAGAAATACCGTCTCTGAGGTTTACAATCAACTTATTGCAGATCTTAATGAGGCAGTACTATTGCTCCCATCTAATGCAGGTACTACGCTGACAATGAATCGCAATGCAGCCATGGCCTTATTGGCGAGGGTGTATTTATTTAAAGGAGACTATGGATCTGCAAAAGGATTGGCTACAGAAGTCAGCCGGCAGGTCCCAATTATGACAGCGAATTATCCTGCAAAACTCTTTACTCCAGAAGAAACAGAAGCTTTGTTCCAATTACCTCCCGGAACTTCTACGAATAATAATTATGCTACCACATTCGCTAATTTTTATTTCAGATCAAGAATTCAGTTCAGGGCTACATCAGATATCGCCGCATTATTAACATCAAATCCTGCTGATCTTAGGAAAAGCTGGGTCACTGCTGCCGCTACAAACTGGAATATAACCAAATTTCCATCCGGAGCAACAACTGATCCAACTCCTGATAAAGCCAACGCTTATTACCAGACCGTTTTGAGATCTTCGGAAATGTACCTGACAGCAGCAGAATGTTATGCGCAATTGAATAATAACGATAGTGCGCGTTTTTATTTGAACGCGATACAGAGTCGGGCCAAATCATATGTTACGGGAACAGCTGTATCAGGCAGTGCCCTTTTGGATACAATTTATAAAGAAAGAAGAAAGGAGTTAGCATTTGAAGGACTAAGAATGTTTGATCTGCTGCGCTGGAAAAAGGGAGTTAACAGGGTTGATGAAACAGATCCTACGGTGAAAAGTATACCCTTCCCCAGCCCTAAGGCCATTGCACCGATTCCTAAGCGTGATGTATTGATATCAGGATTAGCGCAAAATGATGATTACTAG
- a CDS encoding metallophosphoesterase encodes MKRILIFLPMLTCMLSVGKSDLRQKDTEEKESKIIVEVELPKDFKRTSILLSSIPADYVRRPTWQEHRPEIKGDFVKWTIFSDSARIVDLRRVLGRGSQIQFYEPGDSIHIDLKNVKPVYSGRNADKFIMLEEMFAKTALLAAPRNPRFSRTDSLQDYLEWSNYLNAKEAIMDEALTAYQDRLTPIAFDHVKAETIVEIEYERLMKFGALAGKLIYEGAEGKLGDIFDSTANNKHAQWLHAYTGKVGNAYYLYDFVRKSVQRQYNFNTTQDILQTTGRKILYADLAKKIYKGRLLEECMMYLLTSQGLKEHTLKENSPEIDTLLTAYYAQPEYPDYKQYVRDYEKRIRRAKVSADTNAPDFSLQLLNGQWVDKQLFKRKVVILNFVMPDSKDCDEMNNALEKVMYNFEKDTNVVLLSIVVDQDKRGEILRTLTYGSYSNKLQTRPLDKASPISKYYCIYSFPQVFLLDGEGKFVYNGNFDTEHKTNKLPDPRKDGGKQLLKEIYGQLAFLNDGPYITHTKDSVITIVVRSQAVIRDSYTKSGTVQLKVQTDVSNEEFPVVLKKLHKEEPSQYARPEKLFVLSDIEGNFDALRKLLQANNVIDDRYNWIFGAGHLVFAGDMFDRGKQVTECLWLIYSLEQKAKDAGGYVHFILGNHEIMNLNGDLRYLQQKYRENVTLMKLPYQNLYDENSELGMWLRTKNIMEKIGDLLFVHGGISREMNALDISISEINSMARPFYSKDSLAIKSSNKAVASIYGKNSSPFWNREYYHPSRKTSEAILDSTLRKFDVSRVITGHTIVAKEISSHYNGRVINIDTKHSNGESEALLIEGNSYYSVDSRGKRELLFNKASVAKK; translated from the coding sequence ATGAAGAGAATCTTGATTTTTTTGCCGATGCTGACATGCATGTTGAGTGTTGGAAAGTCTGATCTGCGGCAAAAGGATACGGAAGAAAAGGAATCCAAAATTATAGTGGAGGTAGAGCTTCCCAAGGATTTCAAGAGGACCAGTATCCTGCTTAGCTCTATTCCTGCTGATTATGTGAGAAGACCTACATGGCAGGAACATAGACCAGAGATAAAAGGTGATTTTGTAAAATGGACCATATTCAGTGATAGTGCACGGATAGTGGATCTGAGGCGGGTGCTTGGCAGGGGGAGTCAGATACAGTTTTATGAACCAGGGGATAGTATTCATATTGATCTAAAAAATGTGAAACCTGTCTATTCGGGAAGGAATGCGGATAAGTTTATTATGCTGGAAGAAATGTTTGCTAAAACAGCATTGTTAGCTGCTCCCAGGAACCCAAGGTTCAGCAGAACTGACTCATTACAGGATTACCTGGAGTGGAGTAACTATCTGAATGCTAAAGAAGCGATCATGGATGAGGCATTAACAGCCTATCAAGACCGCCTGACGCCGATTGCTTTTGATCACGTGAAAGCAGAGACAATAGTAGAAATTGAGTATGAGCGATTGATGAAGTTTGGTGCGCTTGCCGGAAAATTAATATATGAAGGAGCTGAAGGTAAGCTGGGAGACATATTTGACTCCACAGCTAACAATAAGCATGCTCAATGGCTGCATGCATATACCGGTAAAGTTGGAAATGCTTATTACTTATATGATTTTGTGAGAAAGTCCGTGCAAAGACAGTACAATTTCAATACTACTCAGGACATTTTGCAGACCACAGGAAGGAAGATTTTATATGCAGATCTGGCAAAAAAAATATATAAAGGCAGGCTGTTGGAAGAATGCATGATGTATCTCCTTACCTCCCAGGGGTTAAAAGAACATACACTGAAGGAAAATTCTCCTGAGATAGATACCCTTCTGACGGCATACTATGCGCAACCTGAATATCCTGACTACAAACAATACGTTAGAGATTATGAAAAAAGAATCAGAAGAGCAAAAGTAAGTGCAGACACGAATGCTCCTGATTTTTCCTTGCAGCTTTTAAATGGTCAATGGGTAGATAAACAACTGTTTAAGAGGAAGGTTGTGATCCTGAATTTTGTAATGCCAGATTCTAAGGATTGTGATGAAATGAATAATGCGTTGGAGAAAGTTATGTATAACTTTGAGAAAGATACAAATGTAGTGTTGCTCTCAATAGTTGTTGATCAGGATAAAAGAGGTGAGATCCTCCGCACACTTACTTATGGCTCTTATTCTAATAAGTTACAAACGCGGCCATTGGATAAGGCTTCCCCAATTTCGAAGTATTACTGTATTTATTCTTTTCCACAGGTCTTCTTGTTGGACGGAGAGGGTAAATTTGTTTATAATGGAAACTTCGATACTGAACACAAGACTAATAAATTACCAGATCCCAGGAAGGACGGAGGGAAACAATTACTGAAGGAAATTTACGGACAACTGGCTTTTTTAAATGATGGTCCTTATATAACGCATACAAAGGATTCTGTAATAACTATTGTTGTCAGGAGCCAGGCCGTTATAAGAGACAGCTATACTAAATCTGGTACCGTTCAGCTAAAAGTTCAAACGGATGTTTCCAATGAAGAATTTCCGGTGGTATTAAAAAAGTTACATAAGGAAGAACCTTCGCAGTATGCGCGTCCGGAGAAGTTATTTGTACTTTCAGATATAGAGGGCAATTTTGATGCACTTAGGAAGCTTCTCCAGGCAAATAATGTGATTGATGACCGGTATAATTGGATATTTGGAGCCGGACATCTGGTATTTGCAGGTGATATGTTCGATAGGGGGAAACAGGTTACGGAATGTTTATGGTTGATATATTCATTGGAGCAAAAGGCAAAAGATGCAGGAGGGTATGTTCATTTTATTTTGGGGAACCATGAGATCATGAATCTCAATGGGGATTTAAGATATCTGCAACAAAAGTATAGAGAGAATGTAACCTTAATGAAGCTTCCTTACCAGAACTTATATGATGAAAATAGTGAACTAGGCATGTGGCTGAGGACAAAGAATATCATGGAAAAAATCGGGGACCTGCTTTTTGTACATGGAGGTATCAGCAGGGAGATGAACGCGCTCGATATTTCTATAAGCGAGATCAATAGCATGGCAAGACCTTTTTATTCAAAGGATTCACTTGCTATCAAGTCTTCTAATAAAGCAGTAGCATCAATTTATGGGAAAAACTCATCTCCATTCTGGAACCGAGAATACTATCATCCGTCCAGAAAGACGTCCGAGGCTATATTAGATAGCACTCTGAGGAAATTTGACGTTTCAAGAGTTATAACCGGGCATACCATCGTAGCAAAAGAAATTAGCAGCCATTACAATGGTAGGGTTATTAATATAGACACAAAACATTCTAACGGTGAATCAGAGGCGCTTCTTATTGAAGGAAACTCCTATTATAGTGTTGATAGCCGGGGAAAGAGGGAGTTGTTATTTAATAAAGCTTCGGTTGCAAAAAAATAA